One Lysobacter enzymogenes DNA segment encodes these proteins:
- a CDS encoding anhydro-N-acetylmuramic acid kinase: MVENSSVPTESSVATPSAGLYLGLISGTSADGIDAALVRFEAGAAPTRCELVIGRTYAWDAALRERLVALGQGGDARSLEELGTLDIQTAEAFAAAARALLEDAGVAPGEVAAIGSHGQTVRHRPAGAAFDGRHPFTWQIGDGAVIAERCGIATVADFRRRDVAAGGHGAPLMPAFHAALLGSPDEDRAALNLGGIANFTLLPAHGAVRGFDTGPANCLMDAWALRHLGTAFDADGAFATRGEVDPALLARLLDEPWFALPPPKSTGREQFQLDWVEARLGGGERPQDVQATLLELSAVTIAQALRAQQPATRRVLACGGGVRNGALLARLAERLPGVAVETTQAYGLDPDFVEAMGFAWLARQTLAGLPGNLPSVTGARGLRVLGTVHPAG, encoded by the coding sequence ATGGTTGAGAATTCTTCGGTCCCGACTGAGTCAAGCGTTGCTACGCCCAGCGCAGGCCTTTATCTTGGCCTGATCTCCGGCACCAGCGCCGACGGCATCGACGCCGCCCTGGTCCGCTTCGAGGCCGGCGCCGCGCCGACCCGCTGCGAGTTGGTGATCGGCCGCACCTACGCCTGGGACGCGGCGCTGCGCGAGCGTCTGGTCGCGCTCGGCCAGGGCGGCGACGCGCGCTCACTGGAAGAGTTGGGCACGCTCGACATCCAGACCGCCGAGGCCTTCGCCGCGGCCGCGCGCGCCCTGCTCGAGGACGCCGGCGTGGCGCCCGGCGAGGTCGCCGCGATCGGTTCGCACGGCCAGACCGTGCGCCATCGCCCGGCCGGCGCGGCCTTCGACGGCCGCCATCCCTTCACCTGGCAGATCGGCGACGGCGCGGTGATCGCCGAGCGCTGCGGCATCGCCACCGTGGCCGACTTCCGTCGCCGCGACGTCGCCGCCGGCGGCCACGGCGCGCCGCTGATGCCGGCCTTCCACGCCGCGCTGCTGGGCTCGCCGGACGAAGACCGCGCCGCGCTGAACCTCGGCGGGATCGCCAACTTCACCCTGCTGCCGGCGCACGGCGCGGTGCGCGGCTTCGACACCGGGCCGGCCAACTGCCTGATGGACGCCTGGGCGCTGCGCCACCTGGGCACGGCGTTCGACGCCGACGGCGCGTTCGCGACCCGCGGCGAGGTCGACCCGGCGTTGCTGGCGCGGCTGCTGGACGAACCGTGGTTCGCGCTGCCGCCGCCGAAGAGCACCGGGCGCGAGCAATTCCAGCTGGACTGGGTCGAAGCGCGCCTGGGCGGCGGCGAGCGGCCGCAGGACGTGCAGGCGACGCTGCTCGAGCTCAGCGCGGTCACCATCGCGCAGGCGCTGCGCGCGCAGCAACCGGCGACCCGGCGGGTGCTGGCCTGCGGCGGCGGCGTGCGCAACGGCGCGCTGCTGGCGCGGCTGGCGGAGCGGCTGCCGGGCGTAGCGGTGGAGACGACCCAGGCCTATGGGCTGGACCCGGATTTCGTCGAGGCGATGGGCTTCGCCTGGCTGGCGCGGCAGACCCTGGCGGGATTGCCGGGGAACCTGCCGAGCGTGACCGGCGCGCGCGGGTTGCGGGTGCTGGGGACGGTGCATCCGGCGGGATAG
- a CDS encoding M28 family metallopeptidase, producing the protein MSRNSPLFAATSLVVATLALSACKQTPADGAAAAQPASDPAAPAAAAPAGDHAFDAAVNAADFAQHVKVLASDEFEGRAPGSAGEDKTVQYLEAQFKRLGLKPGNGDSYFQTVPMVETTADEGTTLKLDVKGQTRELKFGADMVVGTRTGQAEVKVDASDLVFVGYGVNAPEQQWNDYAGVDVKGKTVVMFVNDPGFHGQDATLFEGKRMTYYGRWTYKFEEAARQGAKAALIVHDAAGASYGWDVVKNSWSGAQFDLPAKDDPEPRLPVQGWITADTARTLFADLGQDLDQLYQAAGKRGFKAIPLQAKASVDLKSKISEKSSRNVIARLDGAKRPDEAIVYMAHWDHLGHHAEEGGHEGHAAAAKGEGHDTIYNGAVDNASGVAGILEIAEAFSKQTPPPDRSLLFLAVTLEESGLLGSKYYVAHPTVPLNKTVAVINLDAMPIIGKARDMTVVGYGSSELEDILKTVADGQGRVLHAEGTPQDGFYFRSDHFNFAKAGVPALYAKGGDDLIDGGVEAGQKAQVDYRDNRYHKPADQFDPNWKLDGVVQDLDALYGVGKVLAGNEQWPNWYQGNAFRAAHDKLMAPAKK; encoded by the coding sequence TTGTCCCGAAATAGTCCGCTCTTCGCCGCGACCTCGCTGGTCGTCGCGACGCTTGCGCTGAGCGCCTGCAAGCAAACGCCCGCCGACGGCGCCGCCGCGGCGCAACCGGCGTCCGATCCGGCCGCCCCCGCCGCGGCCGCGCCCGCCGGCGACCACGCCTTCGACGCGGCCGTCAACGCCGCCGACTTCGCCCAGCACGTCAAGGTGCTGGCCTCCGACGAGTTCGAGGGCCGCGCCCCCGGCAGCGCCGGCGAGGACAAGACCGTCCAGTACCTGGAAGCGCAGTTCAAGCGCCTCGGCCTGAAGCCGGGCAACGGCGACAGCTATTTCCAGACCGTGCCGATGGTGGAAACCACCGCCGACGAAGGCACGACGCTCAAGCTCGACGTCAAGGGACAGACGCGCGAGCTCAAGTTCGGCGCCGACATGGTCGTGGGCACCCGCACCGGCCAGGCGGAAGTGAAGGTCGACGCCAGCGACCTGGTGTTCGTCGGCTACGGCGTCAACGCGCCGGAGCAGCAGTGGAACGACTACGCCGGCGTCGACGTCAAGGGCAAGACGGTGGTGATGTTCGTCAACGACCCGGGCTTCCACGGCCAGGACGCGACCTTGTTCGAAGGCAAGCGGATGACCTACTACGGCCGCTGGACCTACAAGTTCGAAGAGGCCGCGCGCCAGGGCGCCAAGGCCGCGCTGATCGTGCACGACGCCGCCGGCGCCTCGTACGGCTGGGACGTGGTCAAGAACTCGTGGTCCGGCGCGCAGTTCGACCTGCCGGCCAAGGACGATCCGGAACCGCGCCTGCCGGTGCAGGGCTGGATCACCGCCGACACCGCGCGCACGTTGTTCGCCGACCTCGGCCAGGATCTCGACCAGCTCTACCAGGCCGCCGGCAAGCGCGGCTTCAAGGCCATTCCCCTGCAGGCCAAGGCCTCGGTGGACCTGAAGAGCAAGATCAGCGAGAAGTCCTCGCGCAACGTGATCGCCCGGCTCGACGGCGCCAAGCGTCCGGACGAAGCGATCGTCTACATGGCGCACTGGGACCACCTGGGGCACCACGCCGAAGAAGGCGGCCACGAAGGCCACGCGGCGGCGGCGAAGGGCGAGGGCCACGACACGATCTACAACGGCGCGGTCGACAACGCTTCGGGCGTGGCCGGCATCCTCGAGATCGCCGAGGCCTTCAGCAAGCAGACCCCGCCACCGGACCGCTCGCTGCTGTTCCTGGCGGTGACGCTGGAAGAGTCGGGCCTGCTCGGCTCCAAGTACTACGTCGCCCACCCGACCGTGCCGCTGAACAAGACCGTCGCCGTCATCAACCTCGACGCGATGCCGATCATCGGCAAGGCCCGCGACATGACCGTGGTCGGCTACGGCAGCTCGGAGCTCGAGGACATCCTCAAGACCGTCGCCGACGGCCAGGGCCGCGTGCTGCATGCCGAGGGCACGCCGCAGGACGGCTTCTACTTCCGCTCCGACCACTTCAACTTCGCCAAGGCCGGCGTGCCGGCGCTGTACGCCAAGGGCGGCGACGACCTGATCGACGGCGGCGTGGAAGCCGGGCAGAAGGCCCAGGTCGATTACCGCGACAACCGGTATCACAAGCCGGCCGACCAGTTCGATCCGAACTGGAAGCTCGACGGCGTGGTCCAGGACCTCGACGCGCTGTACGGCGTCGGCAAGGTTTTGGCCGGCAACGAGCAGTGGCCGAACTGGTACCAGGGCAACGCCTTCCGCGCCGCCCACGACAAGCTGATGGCGCCGGCGAAGAAGTAA
- the tyrS gene encoding tyrosine--tRNA ligase: MSTSVQEALDLIARGADEIIKIEELEARLTASMKAGGRPLRIKAGFDPTAPDLHLGHTVLLNKMRQFQDLGHQVIFLIGDFTGMIGDPSGKNATRKALTREDVLANAETYAEQVFKVLDKDRTEVRFNSEWFGKMGAADMIRLAAQHTVARMLERDDFAKRYAGQQPIAIHEFLYPLVQGYDSVALQCDVELGGTDQKFNLLMGRGLQEHHGQPAQVVLTMPLLEGLDGVNKMSKSLGNYIGVNEPAIDIVTKAMKIDDTLMWRWIDLLSFEISIAEAARLKQEIEAGQLNPRDLKLRLARELAARFHGAAAAELAVAGWNAAVRGEGDLSSLPLTDVAVPAEGLRIAALLTAAGLTPSNSEANRKLKERAVKVDGHVVEDAQQVFAPGFEGVLTVGRRTFARVRLVST; encoded by the coding sequence GTGTCGACATCCGTACAAGAAGCCCTGGACCTGATCGCCCGCGGCGCCGACGAAATCATCAAGATCGAGGAACTGGAAGCGCGCCTCACCGCGTCGATGAAAGCAGGCGGCCGCCCGCTGCGGATCAAGGCCGGCTTCGACCCGACCGCGCCCGACCTGCACCTGGGCCACACCGTGCTGCTCAACAAGATGCGGCAGTTCCAGGACCTCGGCCACCAGGTGATCTTCCTGATCGGCGACTTCACCGGAATGATCGGCGACCCCTCCGGCAAGAACGCCACCCGCAAGGCGCTGACCCGCGAGGACGTGCTCGCCAACGCCGAGACCTACGCCGAACAGGTGTTCAAGGTGCTCGACAAGGACCGCACCGAGGTCCGCTTCAATTCCGAGTGGTTCGGCAAGATGGGCGCCGCGGACATGATCCGCCTGGCCGCCCAGCACACCGTGGCGCGCATGCTCGAGCGCGACGACTTCGCCAAGCGCTACGCCGGCCAGCAGCCGATCGCGATCCACGAATTCCTGTATCCGCTGGTGCAGGGTTACGACTCGGTGGCGCTGCAGTGCGACGTCGAGCTCGGCGGTACCGACCAGAAGTTCAACCTGCTGATGGGCCGCGGCCTGCAGGAGCACCACGGCCAGCCGGCGCAGGTCGTACTGACCATGCCGCTGCTGGAGGGGCTGGACGGCGTCAACAAGATGTCCAAGTCGCTGGGCAACTACATCGGCGTCAACGAGCCGGCGATCGACATCGTCACCAAGGCGATGAAGATCGACGACACCTTGATGTGGCGCTGGATCGACCTGCTCAGCTTCGAGATCTCCATCGCCGAGGCCGCGCGCCTGAAGCAGGAGATCGAGGCCGGCCAGCTCAATCCGCGCGACCTCAAGCTGCGCTTGGCGCGCGAACTGGCGGCGCGGTTCCATGGCGCCGCCGCGGCCGAACTCGCGGTCGCGGGCTGGAACGCGGCCGTGCGCGGCGAGGGCGACCTGTCCTCGCTGCCGCTGACCGATGTGGCGGTGCCGGCCGAGGGCCTGCGCATCGCTGCGCTGCTGACCGCGGCCGGGCTGACGCCGAGCAACTCCGAGGCCAATCGCAAGCTCAAGGAGCGCGCGGTGAAGGTCGACGGGCATGTAGTAGAGGACGCCCAGCAGGTGTTCGCGCCCGGTTTCGAGGGCGTCCTGACCGTAGGCAGGCGCACCTTCGCCCGCGTCCGCCTGGTTTCGACCTGA
- the pyrE gene encoding orotate phosphoribosyltransferase, translating into MTDHRTRFLQLALKADALRFGEFTLKSGRVSPYFFNAGRFDSGAALAGLAGCYADAIAAAGLDFDLLFGPAYKGIPLATALGCEYAGRGRDLPLAFNRKEAKAHGEGGMLIGAPLAGRRVLIVDDVITAGTAIREALGLIRDAGGTVAGIVIALDRQEAVDPAQSRRSAAETVAIEHGLPVIAIASLDDLLAFTGASAEFSAQRERLLAYRAAYGREA; encoded by the coding sequence ATGACCGACCACCGCACCCGCTTCCTGCAACTGGCCCTCAAGGCCGACGCCCTGCGCTTCGGCGAATTCACCCTCAAGTCCGGCCGGGTCAGCCCGTACTTCTTCAACGCCGGGCGCTTCGATTCCGGCGCCGCGCTGGCCGGCCTGGCCGGCTGCTACGCCGACGCGATCGCCGCCGCCGGGCTCGACTTCGACCTGCTGTTCGGCCCCGCCTACAAGGGCATCCCGCTGGCCACCGCGCTGGGCTGCGAGTACGCCGGCCGCGGCCGCGACCTGCCGCTGGCGTTCAACCGCAAGGAAGCCAAGGCCCACGGCGAGGGCGGCATGCTGATCGGCGCGCCGCTGGCCGGGCGCCGGGTGCTGATCGTCGACGACGTGATCACCGCCGGCACCGCGATCCGCGAAGCGCTGGGCCTGATCCGCGACGCCGGCGGCACGGTCGCCGGGATCGTCATCGCCCTGGACCGGCAGGAAGCCGTGGACCCTGCACAATCCCGACGCTCGGCGGCAGAAACTGTCGCAATCGAACACGGCCTGCCGGTGATCGCGATCGCCTCCCTCGACGACCTGCTCGCCTTCACCGGCGCCAGCGCCGAGTTTTCCGCCCAGCGCGAGCGCCTGCTCGCCTACCGCGCCGCCTACGGCCGCGAGGCCTGA
- a CDS encoding M23 family metallopeptidase, with protein sequence MTVPEQASSVGAERRERLKALREKALKRKVLARHLSDGFNGRWSGRQWVQAGLFATLGMMVAAVVPGFSQSTASVRAHEPRQSLALALPPLTLARLKGETGDSWQLVRVNRGQTLGSVFKDMDIPKSTMSQILEQPGAREALMRMKPGTELGFDIPVNGSLRTFRYDQDEGHRVELSIAGDKVTDKKVIARQSQVRTVVLSGKVGKSLFRSARKVGLTPANINTLTDDIFKYDIDFNEDVGTDDRFSVVVEQTWREGELISTGPILAATFTSDGKLHTGFRFDRGGKPEYFTGDGRPLKKSFIRMPIPYARLTSGFGTRRHPVLGSIRMHAGVDYAAGTGTPIMAAGDARVQFVGWKGGYGRAVILDHGRGYTTLYGHMSNFSKIKPGQRVPQGTVIGYVGSSGMATGPHLHYEFRVNGVHRNPLSITMPPPEPLSGMALAQFRQQTAVALGRIRQVENIIYADAGPAPAAAPAVAAAAVAKTVAVAKTKGKKKKTSRG encoded by the coding sequence ATGACAGTACCCGAGCAGGCTTCCAGTGTGGGCGCCGAACGACGCGAACGCCTGAAAGCCCTGCGGGAAAAGGCACTGAAACGGAAGGTGCTGGCGCGCCATCTGTCCGACGGCTTCAACGGCCGCTGGAGCGGGCGCCAGTGGGTCCAGGCCGGTCTGTTCGCGACCCTGGGCATGATGGTCGCCGCCGTGGTTCCCGGTTTCAGCCAGTCCACCGCGTCGGTGCGCGCGCACGAGCCGCGTCAGTCGCTGGCGCTGGCGCTGCCGCCGCTGACCCTGGCCCGGCTCAAGGGCGAGACCGGCGACAGCTGGCAGCTGGTGCGGGTCAACCGCGGCCAGACCCTGGGTTCGGTGTTCAAGGACATGGACATTCCCAAGTCCACGATGAGCCAGATCCTCGAGCAGCCCGGCGCGCGCGAAGCGCTGATGCGGATGAAGCCCGGCACCGAGCTGGGCTTCGACATTCCGGTCAACGGCTCGCTGCGCACCTTCCGCTACGACCAGGACGAAGGCCACCGGGTCGAGCTGAGCATCGCCGGCGACAAGGTCACCGACAAGAAAGTCATCGCCCGCCAGAGCCAGGTCCGGACCGTGGTGCTCAGCGGCAAGGTCGGCAAGTCGCTGTTCCGTTCGGCGCGCAAGGTCGGGCTGACGCCGGCCAACATCAACACGCTGACCGACGACATCTTCAAGTACGACATCGACTTCAACGAGGACGTCGGCACCGACGACCGCTTCAGCGTGGTGGTCGAGCAGACCTGGCGCGAGGGCGAGCTGATCAGCACCGGCCCGATCCTGGCCGCGACCTTCACCAGCGACGGCAAGCTGCACACCGGCTTCCGCTTCGACCGCGGCGGCAAGCCCGAGTACTTCACCGGCGACGGCCGTCCGCTGAAGAAGAGCTTCATCCGCATGCCGATCCCGTACGCGCGCCTGACCTCGGGTTTCGGCACCCGTCGGCATCCGGTGCTGGGCAGCATCCGCATGCACGCCGGCGTCGATTACGCGGCCGGCACCGGCACGCCGATCATGGCCGCCGGCGACGCGCGCGTGCAGTTCGTCGGCTGGAAGGGCGGCTATGGCCGCGCGGTGATCCTCGACCACGGCCGCGGCTACACCACGCTGTACGGCCACATGTCGAACTTCAGCAAGATCAAGCCGGGCCAGCGCGTGCCGCAGGGCACGGTGATCGGCTACGTCGGCAGCTCGGGCATGGCCACCGGGCCGCACCTGCACTACGAATTCCGGGTCAACGGCGTGCACCGCAACCCGCTGTCGATCACCATGCCGCCGCCGGAGCCGCTGAGCGGCATGGCGCTGGCGCAGTTCCGCCAGCAGACCGCGGTGGCGCTGGGGCGCATCCGCCAGGTCGAGAACATCATCTACGCCGATGCCGGTCCGGCGCCGGCCGCGGCGCCCGCGGTCGCCGCGGCGGCGGTCGCCAAGACCGTGGCGGTGGCCAAGACCAAGGGCAAGAAGAAAAAGACCTCGCGCGGTTGA
- a CDS encoding exodeoxyribonuclease III: MRIISFNANGLRSATTKGFFDWFKAQDADVLCVQETKAQEHQLTGPEFLPEGYRAYFRDAITKKGYSGVAIYAKREPDEVRTALGWAPFDDEGRYIEARFGNLSVVSFYIPSGSSGELRQGFKFEVMEWLKPILDEWLASGRDYVLCGDWNIVRSRLDIKNWTSNQKNSGCLPPERDWLNGVCADDSGWVDAYRALKAQGQDYTWWSNRGAARANDVGWRIDYQFATPSLRAKLRDCAILKDPRFSDHAPFTVDYDL, encoded by the coding sequence ATGCGCATCATCAGTTTCAACGCCAACGGCCTGCGTTCGGCCACCACCAAGGGTTTCTTCGACTGGTTCAAGGCGCAGGACGCCGACGTGCTGTGCGTGCAGGAGACCAAGGCCCAGGAGCACCAGCTCACCGGCCCGGAGTTCCTGCCCGAGGGCTACCGCGCCTACTTCCGCGACGCGATCACCAAGAAGGGCTACAGCGGCGTGGCGATCTACGCCAAACGCGAGCCCGACGAAGTGCGCACCGCGCTGGGCTGGGCCCCGTTCGACGACGAGGGCCGCTACATCGAGGCGCGCTTCGGCAACCTCAGCGTGGTCTCGTTCTACATCCCTTCGGGCTCGTCCGGCGAGCTGCGCCAGGGCTTCAAGTTCGAAGTGATGGAATGGCTCAAGCCGATCCTGGACGAGTGGTTGGCCAGCGGCCGCGACTACGTCCTGTGCGGCGACTGGAACATCGTGCGCAGCCGCCTGGACATCAAGAACTGGACCAGCAACCAGAAGAACTCCGGCTGCCTGCCGCCGGAGCGCGACTGGCTCAACGGCGTGTGCGCCGACGACAGCGGCTGGGTCGACGCCTACCGCGCGCTCAAGGCCCAGGGCCAGGACTACACCTGGTGGAGCAACCGCGGCGCCGCGCGCGCCAACGACGTGGGCTGGCGCATCGACTACCAGTTCGCCACTCCCAGCCTGCGCGCCAAGCTGCGCGATTGCGCGATCCTGAAGGACCCGCGCTTCTCCGACCACGCCCCGTTCACGGTCGACTATGACCTCTGA
- a CDS encoding 2OG-Fe dioxygenase family protein yields the protein MSALPPSDHEDFARSIRDSGFRFVAGADMRAHLLQHGSLDDWDAFAASWNDLAPDAYLAQVGRHRRRRHAVFHAGRDGTIERQPHQPHYQALSYNALQGDIERWFEPLRQDIADGASLGTVLGFCRDFFSTLAPRTAAWRIELHQFRIEAGPDREGQPTPEGVHRDGVDYVLVLLIDRHNIVSGTTTIHDRDGAELGSFTLTAPLDAALVDDARVFHGVTAVTPQDPSREAHRDVLVVTFRAQA from the coding sequence ATGTCCGCCCTGCCCCCGTCCGATCACGAAGACTTCGCCCGTTCCATCCGCGACAGCGGTTTCCGTTTCGTCGCCGGCGCCGACATGCGCGCCCACCTGCTGCAACACGGCTCGCTCGACGACTGGGACGCGTTCGCCGCGAGCTGGAACGACCTCGCGCCCGACGCCTACCTGGCCCAGGTCGGCCGCCATCGCCGTCGCCGCCACGCCGTCTTCCATGCCGGACGCGACGGCACGATCGAACGCCAACCGCACCAGCCGCATTACCAGGCGTTGAGCTACAACGCCCTGCAAGGCGATATCGAGCGCTGGTTCGAACCGCTGCGCCAGGACATCGCCGACGGCGCCAGCCTGGGCACCGTGCTCGGCTTCTGCCGCGACTTCTTCTCCACGCTGGCGCCGCGCACCGCGGCCTGGCGCATCGAACTGCACCAGTTCCGCATCGAGGCCGGTCCCGATCGCGAAGGCCAGCCGACGCCCGAAGGCGTGCACCGCGACGGCGTCGACTACGTGCTGGTGCTGCTCATCGACCGCCACAACATCGTCAGCGGCACCACCACCATCCACGACCGCGACGGCGCCGAACTCGGCAGCTTCACTCTGACCGCCCCGCTCGACGCCGCCCTGGTCGACGACGCGCGGGTATTCCACGGCGTCACCGCGGTGACGCCGCAAGATCCCTCGCGCGAAGCGCATCGCGACGTGCTGGTCGTAACGTTCCGGGCGCAGGCCTGA
- a CDS encoding AmpG family muropeptide MFS transporter encodes MTSEPGAPAPAGAASPPARKGWRLVLANLRQPKVLAMLLLGFSSGIPIYLVGNTLGYWMRENAIELSTIGFLSWVGLAYSLKFVWAPLVDKIDAPVLGRWLGRRRGWMLLSQLVAAAALVGMALVEPRQGELLFAGVALDQLLVFGALALVVAFASATQDIVIDAWRIESADSAEQQGLLTSTATLGYRGALLVTDSLILILAAHAGWSLSYEIMALLLGVGVVATLRAREPQASLIAAAGPHPALFTARGLFDAVIGPFVAFFRQHGRLALLILLTISLYRLPDFLFGPMANPFYADLKMDKETVGAVRGSFGLVATVAGVAAAGLTAVRYGFIPTLIAGAVLGPLSNLAFAYLALHGNDARVFTAAMVIDNFCNGYAGVALVGYMSSLTNIGYTATQYALLSSFYALLGKLLKGLSGVAVTELAAGRTLLEGYALFFVGTALVGVPALALCIALALRRPPPVSVPHA; translated from the coding sequence ATGACCTCTGAGCCCGGTGCGCCGGCTCCGGCCGGCGCCGCTTCGCCGCCGGCCCGCAAGGGCTGGCGGCTGGTGCTGGCCAACCTGCGCCAGCCCAAGGTGCTGGCGATGCTGTTGCTGGGCTTCAGCTCGGGCATTCCGATCTACCTGGTCGGCAATACCCTGGGCTATTGGATGCGCGAGAACGCGATCGAGCTCAGCACGATCGGGTTCCTGTCCTGGGTCGGCCTGGCCTATTCGTTGAAGTTCGTGTGGGCGCCGCTGGTCGACAAGATCGACGCGCCGGTGCTGGGCCGCTGGCTCGGCCGCCGCCGCGGCTGGATGCTGCTGTCGCAGTTGGTCGCCGCCGCCGCCCTGGTCGGCATGGCCCTGGTCGAGCCGCGCCAGGGCGAACTGCTCTTCGCCGGCGTCGCGCTCGACCAACTGCTGGTGTTCGGCGCGCTGGCGCTGGTGGTGGCGTTCGCCTCGGCGACCCAGGACATCGTCATCGACGCTTGGCGCATCGAGAGCGCCGACAGCGCCGAGCAGCAGGGCCTGCTGACCTCGACCGCGACCCTGGGCTACCGCGGCGCGCTGCTGGTCACCGATTCGCTGATCCTGATCCTGGCCGCGCACGCCGGCTGGTCGCTGTCCTACGAAATCATGGCGCTGCTGCTCGGCGTCGGCGTGGTCGCCACGCTGCGCGCGCGCGAGCCGCAGGCCAGCCTGATCGCCGCCGCCGGCCCGCACCCGGCGCTGTTCACCGCGCGCGGCCTGTTCGACGCGGTGATCGGCCCGTTCGTGGCGTTCTTCCGCCAGCACGGCCGGCTGGCCCTGCTGATCCTGCTGACGATCAGCCTGTACCGGCTGCCGGACTTCCTGTTCGGGCCGATGGCCAACCCGTTCTACGCCGACCTGAAGATGGACAAGGAAACCGTCGGCGCGGTGCGCGGCTCGTTCGGCCTGGTCGCGACCGTCGCCGGGGTCGCCGCGGCCGGCCTGACCGCGGTGCGCTACGGCTTCATCCCGACCCTGATCGCCGGCGCCGTGCTCGGCCCGCTCTCGAACCTGGCCTTCGCCTACCTGGCCCTGCACGGCAACGACGCCCGCGTGTTCACCGCGGCCATGGTCATCGACAACTTCTGCAACGGCTACGCCGGCGTGGCCCTGGTCGGCTACATGTCGAGCCTGACCAACATCGGCTACACCGCCACCCAGTACGCCCTGCTGAGCTCGTTCTACGCCCTGCTCGGCAAGCTGCTCAAGGGCCTGTCCGGGGTCGCGGTGACCGAACTGGCCGCCGGCCGCACGCTGCTGGAAGGCTATGCGCTGTTCTTCGTCGGCACCGCCCTGGTCGGCGTGCCGGCGCTGGCGCTGTGCATCGCCCTGGCGCTGCGCCGGCCGCCGCCCGTCAGCGTCCCGCATGCCTGA
- a CDS encoding MAPEG family protein, whose product MSMTIAYWCLLAAALLPYLWTSLAKANGQRYDNRDPRGWQARQDNPRSKAAYAAHLNAFEAFPAFAAGVLGAQMAGVDTGWIDVLALAFIAFRILHGVFYIAGKASLRSAVWAGGFACTVALLVLAALATI is encoded by the coding sequence ATGTCGATGACCATCGCCTACTGGTGCCTGCTGGCCGCGGCACTGCTGCCCTACCTGTGGACCTCGCTGGCCAAGGCCAACGGCCAGCGCTACGACAACCGCGACCCGCGCGGCTGGCAGGCGCGCCAGGACAATCCGCGCTCCAAGGCCGCGTACGCCGCCCACCTCAACGCCTTCGAAGCCTTCCCGGCCTTCGCCGCCGGCGTGCTCGGCGCGCAGATGGCCGGCGTGGACACCGGCTGGATCGACGTGCTCGCGCTGGCGTTCATCGCCTTCCGCATCCTCCACGGCGTGTTCTACATCGCCGGCAAGGCCTCGCTGCGCAGCGCGGTCTGGGCCGGCGGATTCGCCTGCACGGTCGCGCTGCTGGTGTTGGCGGCGCTGGCCACGATCTGA
- a CDS encoding GNAT family N-acetyltransferase produces the protein MSHPPDSAAPADARAAPPAVRVGVVSPMLAPAVRMLQVAPEQLPFVGDTAYNLEQTRLDPHSEAMAVLVGERVVGFYRLDFSVDAIAGRALGEPSVGLRAYAIDRREQGRGYGTAAMRACVEDLRLRHPQRRLLALTVNVRNLAAIAAYRKAGFADTGELYHGGSAGPQHLMLLRLAPPSPSPTATAP, from the coding sequence ATGAGCCATCCCCCCGACAGCGCCGCCCCGGCGGACGCGCGCGCCGCGCCGCCCGCCGTGCGCGTCGGCGTGGTCTCGCCGATGCTGGCCCCGGCCGTGCGCATGCTGCAGGTCGCGCCCGAACAGCTGCCCTTCGTCGGCGATACCGCCTACAACCTGGAGCAGACCCGGCTGGACCCGCACAGCGAGGCCATGGCGGTGCTGGTCGGCGAACGCGTGGTCGGCTTCTACCGCCTGGATTTCAGCGTCGATGCGATCGCCGGCCGCGCGCTCGGCGAACCCAGCGTCGGCCTGCGCGCCTATGCCATCGACCGGCGCGAGCAAGGCCGCGGCTACGGCACCGCGGCGATGCGCGCCTGCGTCGAGGACCTGCGCCTGCGCCATCCGCAGCGGCGCCTGCTGGCGCTGACGGTCAACGTGCGCAACCTCGCCGCCATCGCCGCCTACCGCAAGGCCGGCTTCGCCGACACCGGCGAGCTCTACCACGGCGGCTCGGCCGGCCCGCAGCACCTGATGCTGCTGCGGCTGGCGCCGCCTTCCCCCTCCCCCACTGCGACCGCGCCATGA